ttgattaTCGTCGAATTTCTACACTATTTTACTATGCTGGAAATTAATAAAGTTCTTaaataatacataaaaaaaatttgtccttcAATCAAAATATTCAAACTAATAAGACTATAGTCTAAGACATCGGTCAACCATCCCTGGAAGATatgctaattttattttaaatttggaaTTAAAAGTCCATTTATCTGAACTACACTAGAAACTAAGGGCTGGTACTTTCTGAATAACCCCGTTAAAAGAAGCGGCAAAAATATCTGTTCATAAATCCGTTAAAAGTAGCGCCAAAAATTCTGATCATAATTCCGTACAAAACGAACTTTCAAATAATGACGCACCCCACTCCATAGTACTCCACAAGCTCACACTGTCACACATGATGCAAGCCTTGTGCAAAAGGGGCCAACTTCAACAAGCTCTCAGACTCCTCTCCAACCCAACCCAAATAAACTCTTATTATTCACTGTATATGAATATCTTGCAGCTGTGCATCGACGAACGAGCAGAAAGGGCCGGTCTTTTGGTtcacagccatgtaattacaaatgggtttggttcaaatttgaatttATATACTAAGCTGATAATCTTTTACTGCAACTTTGGTCGCATGGTTAGTGCCCGCAATGTGTTTGATAGAATGCGTGAGAGAAATGTCGTGTCTTGGACTGCTATGATTTCTGGGTATGTTAAAGGTGGGTGTTATAAGGATGGTTTAATGGTGTTTCTGAGTATGCGTCAGGCAGGTTTTAGAGCTAATCAGTTTGGGTATGGGAGCGCGTTGAGGGCGTGTACGGGTTTGAGGTGTTTGGAAGTAGGGCAGCAGATACAAGGGTGTATTGTGAAAGGGAGGTTTGCTGAGAACTTGTTTGTGCAGAGTGCGTTGGTTGATTTTTATTCTAAGTGTGGGAAGATAGAGGATGCACGTTATTTGTTTGAGGAAATGAAGGTGAGGGACTTGGTTTCGTGGAATGCTATGATTGGCGGCTATGGTGTTCAGGGTTTTGCTGATGACTCATTGCGTATGTTTCATTCGATGATGAAGGAAGgtgaatgtttatttttgtgATTAAAGTTACAGTTTTTTTCTATTCTTATTAGttgtgttcttttctttttgtttgtttcatatttttgagTAATGTTTACTTGCCACAAAGGCAAAATTGGTTTCCGGCTGGAGGtttctgattgagaagcaaTGTCAAACTAAAGTCTTTGTATCTTCTGTCATCGTATCTTAAGATTTTTGTACCATATATGTATCAATACCTTTACTTTTCCTCTTAATATTTATGTCTAATTTTCGTATGCAATCATTTAACTCAGGCATGATCCCTGATTGCTTCAGCTTTGTAAGTGTGTTGAGAGCCTTAACTGGAGATAGTGGTAGCATGAAGGTGAGTCAAATACATGGATTCATCATGCAACTGGATTTTGGATCACACGAGGCTATAAGTGGATCGCTAATCAATGCATATGCAAAATGTGGAAGGGTAAAGAGAGCTCATCAGATATACAAGAGCATGATAAAAAAGGACATTATATCATGCACGGCATTGATAAGTGGATATGCACGAGAAGGTAACTACAGCAGAGATGTGCTAGCTCTCCTTAAAGAAGTGAATCTTATGCGCATGGCACTGGATGGTATGATATTATGCTCCATGCTTAATATATGCGCGAATATTTCTTCATTGATCTTGGGAAGACAAATTCATGTCCTTACTTTTAAACACCAACCTTGtcatgatgtggccgtgggaAATGCTCTtgttgacatgtatgcaaaatgCGGAGAAATTGAAGATGCTAACCATGCTTTTGATGAGATGAAGGAAAAGAATGTTATTTCATGGACATCGCTGATTTCTGGATATGGAAGGAATGGCTTGGGACATAAGGCGATTGCTTTATATAAAATGATGGAATATGAGGGATTGGAACCTAATGATATCACGTTCCTGTCTCTTCTCTTTGCTTGTAGCCATGCTGGACTGACAGTTGAAGGATGGGAATGCTTTAATACTATGCTTAAAAAGTACAACATCTTGCCTCGAGTTGAGCATTTTTCTTGCATGGTAGACCTTTATGCACGCGCAGGTTTGTTAGACGAAGCTTACAAGTTGATGTGTGACATGAACATAAAGCCTAATTCCTCACTCTGGGGAGCCATTCTTGGGGGGTGTAGCGTCCATGGTAATAGCTCACTTGGAGAAGTGGCGGCAATGCATCTTCGTGATATGGATCCAAAGAATTCAGTTAACTTTGTTGTCCTAGGAAGCATATATGCTGCATCTGGTGCATGGGACAATGCTTTGGAAACGCGAAATTTGATAGAGAGGAGAAGTTTGAAAAAAGAACCAGCACAGAGCGTTTTAGTTTCCACAACAAATAAAACTGTGCTTTTGCAGCCAACTTAAGACAGTAGAACTAGCTAAATTCGTTGTTCATCCTTGGAGAGGAGCAAATACCATTACCATCTTGCTCATGCAGATGTTTTTGTTTATGCTCCAAGAGTATCTAATTCATCTCGTTCTACTTTCGGGATGCAGACCTGTTTCACATATTGCTTCTGAACACTCAGGTATTTTACCTTCCTAAAAATTGTGTACTTTTATATTTGTGCCTTTCTTCTTggttttgtgttcaaaacaatttaaaatattaatatagtAGAGCCTCACCTCACCTACATCCATGAAGAATGAGATTTGACATGTTAATATATACATTAATTCTTGAAGTGTCACTTTGCTTTTGGAAAATATTTGACAGGCATAGAGGAGTCATTGGGGTAAAGTTTAATCCACGAAACAATAATAAGTGAAATCAAGGTTCCAGTCGATATGGTCAGAGTGGAGATAGCCCAATAGGATGGCTTCCCCAGGTTAATGTACTATTATTAGTCCATTATCTTAAGAGGAACTAAGCCTTTTCAGAATGCTATGCTCAGAAAATTCATCTTTTGTTGCGCCACAAAGCAGTGGGAGGAATTGCTTGCTATAATCTCATTATAACCTGTGGCATCATGCGATTCATACCTTTCTGGTAAGCAATCCCACCCTTCTTAACTTCACATTCGTGTTTTTATGTTGTCTTCTGAATATTGAATCTTCAAAATTTGACGCATACATAGAACTGAAGAACTTACGAGTAAGAGTTTTTGTTGCAGGGAAGAGTTACCTGGATTAATAGACTAGAAGAGATAAGTTTGCTGCTGTAAAAATATTCCAACTGCTAAAACAATGTCTCGGAATCACAGTGGTATCTCATAGTGTCTCAACTTTCTAAACTTGAGAAAAGAGTGGaagttgaaaaatgaaaatactTCCTCATGCAAATATataattctttttctttaatttgctACCATATTTGGCAATTGAATCATTATTGTATGAAGAATGAAAGACAAGTATGGCTATACAAAAAATAAGAGGATCTGGATTTGATATCTAGCTTAGTCTTGGATTCATTTGTAGTCTACAAGGCATCAACGGTTGGGAGTCTTTCACGTAAACGTGAGTGACTGTCCTTAGCATTTCTCCTAGCTTGTAAGATGCGTGTCGGCTCAAATGTAACATTTACTGAAGAAGTTGAGTTAGTCTCAGTCCATCTATTACAGTTTCAAAAGAAATACAACCCAGACACGAGTCTATTATAACACATGAGTTGATTGTCGTTCTAAATTAAAAGATTTGTGTCTACTGCGTTGTTCTATGAGTGTCTGCTGCTTTCTTCTGGTTGTTTAGGGTCAATGGTTGCAGTTTGCATTCTTGGGGCTGGTACTGACCTCTACTGCCGCAGTGAAGAGAGAACACAACAGTAATGAACTCGATAATAAAGAAGGGCGGTTCTTGGTTGGAAGATTGAGAAGGGTGGTTCAACCCCCCAATGTGGTTAGGAATCACTACTTGTCTCAAACAAACAGACGCAGGAGAGGCTCGAAGAGGGGATTTCTAAGCGAAAAGCACAAGGCGGCTTTGCTATCCATGCTACTCACCAAAGGGTGGCAGGTGAAGCTGCAAGGAGAAAATGCAGCTTTCTTCTTTACATAAAACTGATATGAGTGTGACTAGTCTTATAGCATCGTTGCTTTTTCGATCTTTCAATTTCTTATCTGTGGGAGAAGATAGGAAGGGAAAGAGACTTCGATCGTGTAGATTTCAGTTCTACTGTTAAATATTGATGAACCTCTTCTATAATTTTGTGCTAGGTTCTGTTGTTCTATCATATTTCTTTCTACGAATTACCGAAAAGTCACGTTCACTACATATAGTTTGAGGCAGAGTTTCGGGGTATCTGATTCACATGGACAATGTCAAATTATCAGTACGACGTTACGAAAGATTTCCTTTCATCTAAACTCAATTGAATGTGAAGATAAATGATCTCACTCTCTTGATCATGAAAATCATTTCGCCAGCGAAGGAGGGGGGGACGGTATTGAGTTTTTCATTAGGCGGTAAGATAAAACTCACACACCACTTTTGCCAATTGATTTGGAGACCTAACGTGACTGTCACGAGGTATTTTGTCAAGCATCTTACTCGAATGACAACCGTGAGTCGTGACCAATATCGTGTGTAACAGTAGTGAGTCTACTCTAGGCCAATCGTATACACTCGCCCCTGTGTGCTCTGCCAGTGGAGGGGAAAAATTACTTTCTCAAACTAATTCGTAGgataaaataagaaataaaggaCAATACTTGCATCTCTTTGGGGGAATGCACATTATCCCACTCTTTGTTAATAACGTATCTTCATcgtataaattttataattgaAATCGTCCAAATCCTTATCCTTAATTTGAAGATCATCTAtgctaaaaaaaatcatttgaattgaAATCCCTTAGCAACCCAAGTGTGTCAAATAAATAGATGGTTGTTCATGGATATGTTATTTGATACTTATACAGTTGATTTATTTTATACGTATAGATGATTAAACGATTTtcaattaaaatgattttgtgtATGGATGATCTTcacataaaaattaacaaattaacaatTACGATTTCCAAACCAAACGATGTATCAAAACTAATCTTACTCAAACATGCACCAACAAGCAATCAAGCCGGGCTATGAGCCAATCCCATGATGCACGTGAAAAGCAAGAAGAAAATCATAAGGAAGTGCATCATCACAATGTCACCAGCAATCACGCGGGAAAGGGAAAAGCCCCATTAGGAAGGCCACGTTCGAAAATGCCTTGGGTATGGGTTTGATTGTTTAGCCCGCTCAAGGTCATTCACAGCCCAAATAATCAAGTGGGCTAATGTTGAGGCTAAAAAATGTCACGTGCAAGCCCAATCAAGTCTCGAAGCCCAATTGTCATACAAGCCTCAAGTCAAGCTCAAATAAATGCAAAAGGTGCGGAATCAAGAAGGAGGTATGTTCGTAATCATGCCATGCTTCGTTAATCAAGCCACATATTTGTGTAAATCACACCATGCTCGTGAGAACTCGTGCATGTTTATCATGCCAAGTTTTATCACGCCAATCACTATTCATGCTAAGATAAGCCCAAGTCACATGCATGAGGCTTATCAAGtgaattgtagtatggatggtTATAGAAGTTCATTAGGCCTACATGGAGTCAAGATTATGGAAGTCTTTGGATTGCTTGGGAGCTAAAAATTTCAAGCACATAACATTTGTATTCCATGTAGGTAAGTTTGAGAGAGAACCAGACTAGTTCCTCATCTCACTAGTAAGCTAACCAACTTAGTTAGGGAAGAACCAAGCCCTGACCCTTAGAGTCACGTGAAAGCGCAAACAGACATGCATTTAATGAAGCGAGAAGCAGACTTTCCCTTCCTAGCTGATGCAGAAGTCCAACACACGAAATCCATGAGGCTAGTTACCAAAAGTAACGCATATGGAAAGCTAACCCGGGAAACCCGCACCTCAGGAAAAAGACACGGTGCAGGTTCTACGATCTAGCCTTCTTACACCAAAATAAAGGGTAACATGAGAACTAGGGAGAAAGGGAATGGAGAAACAAGCCCTAACTAGATATTCATTGGGAATGAACCATTCAACTACAAATATAGGCCAAGAACTTTCAAAAAAGAGCCCCAATCTTCCAACTTCACACAGAGAACCAAAGAAACCCACAAACATCATTCCGCAACCTTAGCATTCTCACCTCCCTTTAAGTATTCCAGCCATCGTAAGCCTTGCTTCCACCCTAGGAAACTCAGATTATCCAACAGAGAACTTTGTGCAACCATGCTCTCTCTCAACATGCTAAACTGATAAACTTCTAGCTTTCACATCACGCTTCTCTTGATCAAGCCATTATTTGCCTTAATCATGTTATCTTTGAGTCATTGATCCAACTAGGATATTTCCTAAGACGTGCTACTTCTTTCGAGATATTCCAAGACTTggtatgaaactgaaccaaggGAGACAAGAAGACTTATTAAAATCCAAGTCTACCTTAACCTAAAAGTCCCCTAACAGGTCTTTCTGCGAATACAATATGTTAGTTTTTGTCTAGAGTTCATAGAGTACAGTCTCAGTGAATTGAAATCCAATATTGTACCTCTATTGACATGCAATCTAGATTTGGTTCTTTAGTTAAGCAATTTAAGCTCCGAATTATTTCATCATTTTTCCGAAAGTTCTTACCCAACAAGTCGTTCACTTTTTGCACCAGACGCTTATTCGACTATTTGCCAAGCTCAGGAAGGAAGTGTAGGAGAAGGCATTGAGGACCAACCCAACTGCAGAAGTTCTGAAGAACTGGGGTTGTAGTGACACTGACATATCCAAGATGTCCATGCAACGCCTTGCTTTGCAGAGTACTGACCTTAACCATCTTTAGTCCAAACTAAggactcgtttggatgtgcttttaaaatgactgaaagcacttgtagagaaaatgtttttagattccaaaagcactttaaaggCGTGTTTGTTTGGCCACCTTAAGTTTCACTGGACTGGACTGTACTATTTGGGTAAGATTATTATTTTGTGTTTGGTGCAAGTCGGGATTGAGTTTAGTGGGATTAAGTTGGACTCGTGCCGACTAAATCCTTCGTTAGCTGGGCTTAGCGAGAGCCCCCGAAAATGAGGGGATTGCTAGTCCTGTTTCCCCGTTTCCCCTCACTTTGCCTCACCCCACGCCTGAGAACTTACCCTCCCACTGTCTTTCTCCCCACCTCCCTCTCGTCTGTCCATAAGATCTCCAAGTCAGAGACCCAGAAAAGccaaaaaagccaaaaacccaaaaaaaatcgAAAGCAGATTCAACCCCATCTCCCACCTTCGAGCCATGCATGCAACCCACCTCCAACTcctaaattttcattttcattcttgctctttggtttgattttaagATTTGCAAAGGATTTTGTGAGAGGAATAAAAGAGGCAGAGAAAGATTTGCagtgaagaggaagagagatttGCAAAATCTTCGAATCCGAGACCATCCAAAATCAGATTATCACCCAGGGAGTTGGATAGGAAAAGAggcagagggaagagagagggaTTTGGACGGAAAATGGAGAAGGGAGGGATGCAGTGGACGGACcaaaaaaatgagagaggaaGATGATTAAAAGCTTGACCAAAATAAATGgttttagaaaggaaaatgataatttaataataaaatattagtatatatagattaaattaatgataaaatattgtaaatataaaatttaataatataatatatgagtCCTGCTTTTTAATCCGACAcaacaccaaacgcttcactaaatcagtccagcttagtctattctaagccagtctagcttagtctattctaagccagtccagcttagcccctgaagctagtccagtccgagatagtccggtgcaacaaatgcACCATAAGTGTTTTTCCAGGATTTACTTACATTTTTAATAAGGATTGGTTATAAAAACTTTTTCACCAAAAGTGCTTTCagacattttaaaagcacatctaaACGAGCTCTAAATGTTCTAAGTGGTTTTTGGGCATTACAACACCTCAGCTCATGAAGATCATACATTGCCATCCATGGTTTCTTAGTTGTCGATTTAATCATTGCATTCAGGCCACATAATTCAATTGTACATTTGGTGGGCTACTTTTGTGGTTGACAATTTCATTTTAATCAGTCCTGTGAATTATTTGGCTATTTTTGTGCCAAAATAATGGCTCAAAGCGTCAGGTGGCATGctaagagcaagtccagcgTATCAAGGCCCCTTAGGGCAACTTCCTATTGAATAACCTCCAGTGAACAAcaactgcctttaatgaataataattgtcttttgcatctccacttttaaggccatctccaactgaagggtcCAAAGGGCCGAAAACCGTCTCTAACAGAGGGCTAGGCCAAATGGCTAGTGGGCCCTACGaaatctgaaagggccaaagggctagcCCAATccaaccaaccaaccaaccCTGGGTTGGCAAAAAATGTGAGCATTCCTGTCGAATATAACCGACAAGATTGCTAAGCCAAattttcaaatgcaacggctagctaACATCAACTAGtcgttatttttgaattttttttttttacagtttttttatattttttttatttacaatttttttttcctataacttctatttttaaattctatttttttctatgacttctattttacaaaatttgtttcatatatttttttaaaattctatttttgttcctataacttctattttacaaaatttgtttcatattttttttaaattccatttttttccaataacttctattttacaaaatttgtttcatatttttctaaattctatttttctcctataacttcctaagccattatacaacattaaattaaattaagtaacatgaaacaacattaaataacattaaccaacataaaaaaacatttaacaacatgaaacttaaacaacatttttaaaaaaaaattaacaacattttttaaatagattgaattcaaagttgtgtgaattatagcccaatatccaccctatttatagcaaaaaaaattcaaatccaacggctagctgacgtcacttagccattgtatttgaatttaagttgtagttttaaaataataaattatgtttgaccctCGATTatagacggttttttgtgacatggTTAAAACGaaccctatggccctttggccctcggttggagattgaggcaaatatggccatgtactgttcattaaaatattaattttttggatGGTCAGAGAGCTAAAACTAGCCATCTGGCCagccttcagttggagatgatctAACTGAATAGccatggcaataggcaataaaatattagtattttttattttataaaataataaaaaatatttttatttgtaatttcggataggtTTTTTAATCGGTCTCGTtgtaccacgtgtcattaaataagaaattacaacccaaagtatttgagaaaatataaaattgtggtGGAAGTTGAAAGATAATGATaacatatttatagaaaaattaaatctttttttttttaatttttaattttttcagaatttttatttattttttacattttaaaaaaatttactttttttttttttacatttttttattaattttttacatttttattaatattttacattttttattaattttataatgtgGATGACGTCAGCCTTGCATCAGGTCGCCTCAGGTTCTCAAGCTGTGGATTCTCGCCTCCCCCGAGCCCATTCGCCCACATGGGCTAGAGCAAGGGAGGGAGGCAATTGCAATTAAATGGTCCCTGATCCATTGGGCCATCACCCTCGCTGGACTTGCTCTAATAAGATGGACTTGCTCTAATAAGATGGTGTGCTTGGCTTAACAAGAAGTTTATTAATACATTCACCGATAAAAGAAGTTTGCAGAAGGCCACCCGTGCTAGTTGTCAAGCCTTTGTGTAGCTtagaccatctctaaccgaagggtccagtgggccagagggccgaaaattgtctccaatcgagggctaTGCCAAATGGCTTGTGGGCGTCACTAGACAAAAaaaggccaaagggccaaccggcTGGCCCAATCCACCTATCCAGCCAGCCCCAGGCCGTGCTGGATTTATCATTATTTATATCTTTTCGGTCGAATATATCCGACAGTATTGTCCTCTTTACTGTCCGATATAACCGACAATATTGTCCTTTTTTTatggccaaattttttttaaaaaatttaaaaacaaatttccctttttttttcctataaatacctaagtcattcctacaccatttctcacataattttcaccCTTTTTAAagttaagttgttgtagtttttaaatttaaataataaattatgtttcgCCCTATggtcctttggccctcggttggaaacTGTtctttgtgacagggctaaaacgagtctATGGCCCTttagccctcggttagagatggaggcaaatatggtcttgtactgttcattaaaatattaatattttggacggccaaagggctaaaacgagccctctagccttcattcggttggagatgatcttagtCCTCACTCATAATTTCTTAGTTCACGGCCTTTTCATTATACATGATAATTTTACACTGCGattgaaaattttataatttcaagTTCGACTAACTAATCTAACTGATGACTAATGAATCTAAATCATTGATACAAATTAGCACTCCTGCTGAACATGCAGAACATGCAAGGGTATATCTATTTCTGccttttcttcaatttaatttGGTTGATATACTTGTGAAAATACAAATTCCAAGTTCACGGCTTTTTCATCATATACAGTAATTCTATACCGCGGTTAGAAATTTTATACTTTCATGGTCGACTAACTGATTTAATTCATGACTAATAGATCTAAATCATTGATACAGGTTGTCACTCCAACACATCGCCCCAGTTCTTTACTTACAAGAGTATATTTATTTTCTACCTTTTCTTCCATTTAATTTGGTTTATATACTTGTGAAATTATAATTTCTTAGTTCACGACCTTTTCATTATACATGATAATTTTACACTGCGGttgaaaattttataatttcaagTTCGACTAACTAATCTAACTGATGACTAACGAATCTAAATCATTGATACAAATTAGCACTCTTGCTAAACATGCAGAACATGCAAGGGTATATCTATTTCTGccttttcttcaatttaatttGGTTGATATACTTGTGAAAATACAAATTCCAAGTTCACGGCTTTTTCATCATATACAGTAATTCTATACCGCGGTTAGAAATTTTATACTTTCAAGTTCGACTAACTGATTTAACTCATGACTAATAGATCTAAATCATTGATATAGGTTATCGCTCCAACACATCGCCCCAGTTCTTTACTTACAAGAGTATATTTATTTTCTACCTTTTCTTCCATTTAATTTGGTTTATATACTTGTGAAATTATAATTTCTTAGTTCACAGCATTGTCATTATACATGGTAATTTTACACTGTGGttgaaaattttataatttcaagTTCGACTAACTGATCTAACTGATGACTAACGAATCCAAATCATTGATACAGATTAGCACTCATGTTGAACATGCAGAACATGCAATGGTATATCTATTTCTAccttttcttcaatttaatttGGTTGATGTACTTGTGAAAATATAAATTCCAAGTTCACGGCTTTTTCATCATATATAGTAATTCTATACCGCGGTTGGAAATTTTATACTTTCAAGTTCAACTAACTGATTTAACTCATGACTAATATATCTAAATCATTGATACAGGTTATCACTCCAACACATCGCCCCAGTTCTTTACTTACAGGAGTATATTTATTTTCTACCTTTTCTTCCATTTAATTTGGTTTATATACTTGTGAAATTATAATTTCTTAGTTCACAGCCTTTTCATTATACATGATACTTTTACACTGCAGctgaaaattttataatttcaagTTCGACTAACTGATCTAACTGATGACTACCGAATCTAAATCATTGATACAAATTAGCACTCGTGCTAAACATGCAAAACATGCAAGGGTATCTCTATTTCTAccttttcttcaatttaatttGGTTGATGTACTTGTGAAAATATAAATTCCAAGTTCACGGCTTTTTCATCATATATAGTAATTCTATACCGCAGTTGGAAATTTTATACTTTCAAGTTCAACTAACTGATTTAACTCATGACTAATAGATCTAAATCATTGATACATGTTATCGCTCCAACACATCGCCCCAGTTCTTTACTTACAAGAGTATATTTATTTTCTACCCTTTCTTCCATTTAATTTGGTTTATATACTTGTGAAATTATAATTTCTTAGTTCACGACCTATTCattataaatgaaaattttacacTATGGctgaaaattttataatttcaagTTCGACTAACTGATCTAACTGATGACTAACGAATCTAAATCATTGATACAGATTAGCACTTATGCTGAACATGCTGAACATGAAAAGGTATATCTATTTCTGccttttcttcaatttaatttGGTTGATGTACTTGTGAAAATACAAATTCCAAGTTCACGGCTTtttcatcatatatatattatataccacAATCGGAAATTTTATATTTCAAATTCGACTAACTGATTTAACTCATGACTAACAAATCTAAATCGTTGATACAGGTTATCGCTCAAACACACCTACCCAGCTCTTTACTTGCAAGAGTATATCCATTTTCTAccttttcttcaatttaattttgtttatataCTTGTGAAACTATGATTTCTTAGTTCACGGCCTTTTCATTATACATGATAATTTTACATTGCGGctgaaaattttataatttcaagTTCGACTAACTAACGAATCTAAATCATTGATAAAGATTAGCACTCATGCTGAACATGCATAATATGCAAGGGTATATCTATTTCTGCCCTTTCTTCAATTTAATTTGGTTGATGTACTTGTGAAAACATAAATTCCAAGTTCACTACTTTTTCATCATATATAGTAATTCTATACCACAGTTGGAAATTTTATATTTCAAATTCGACTAACTGATTTAACTCATGACTAACAAATTTAAATCATTGACACAGTTTATCGCTCCAACACACCGCCCCAGTTCTTTACTTACAAGAGTATATCTATTTTCTAccttttcttcaatttaatgTGGTTTATATACTTGTGAAATTATAATTTCTTAGTTCATGGCCTTTTCATTATATATGATAATTTTATACTACGActgaaaattttataatttcaagTTCGACTAATTGATCTAACTGACGGCTAACGGATCTAAATCATTGATACAGATTAGCATTCCTGCTGAACATGCAGAACATGCAAGGGTATATCTATTTCTGccttttcttcaatttaatttGGTTTATATACTTGTGAAATTATAAACTCCAAGTTCACGACTTTTTCATTATATATGATAATTTTATAGTGTGGCTGAAAAGTTTATAATTCCAAGTTCGACTAACTGATCTAATTCACGATTAACGGATCTAAATTGTTAATACATGTTGCCGCTGTAGCAACAGTTGGACATGC
This genomic interval from Malus domestica chromosome 05, GDT2T_hap1 contains the following:
- the LOC103435399 gene encoding pentatricopeptide repeat-containing protein At3g20730, whose product is MMQALCKRGQLQQALRLLSNPTQINSYYSLYMNILQLCIDERAERAGLLVHSHVITNGFGSNLNLYTKLIIFYCNFGRMVSARNVFDRMRERNVVSWTAMISGYVKGGCYKDGLMVFLSMRQAGFRANQFGYGSALRACTGLRCLEVGQQIQGCIVKGRFAENLFVQSALVDFYSKCGKIEDARYLFEEMKVRDLVSWNAMIGGYGVQGFADDSLRMFHSMMKEGMIPDCFSFVSVLRALTGDSGSMKVSQIHGFIMQLDFGSHEAISGSLINAYAKCGRVKRAHQIYKSMIKKDIISCTALISGYAREGNYSRDVLALLKEVNLMRMALDGMILCSMLNICANISSLILGRQIHVLTFKHQPCHDVAVGNALVDMYAKCGEIEDANHAFDEMKEKNVISWTSLISGYGRNGLGHKAIALYKMMEYEGLEPNDITFLSLLFACSHAGLTVEGWECFNTMLKKYNILPRVEHFSCMVDLYARAGLLDEAYKLMCDMNIKPNSSLWGAILGGCSVHGNSSLGEVAAMHLRDMDPKNSVNFVVLGSIYAASGAWDNALETRNLIERRSLKKEPAQSVLVSTTNKTVLLQPT